Proteins encoded together in one Phoenix dactylifera cultivar Barhee BC4 unplaced genomic scaffold, palm_55x_up_171113_PBpolish2nd_filt_p 001234F, whole genome shotgun sequence window:
- the LOC120108238 gene encoding glutamine synthetase nodule isozyme-like, whose protein sequence is MSLLTDLINLNFSETTGKIIAEYIWIGGSGMDIRSKARTLPRPVTDASKLPKWNYDGSSTGQAPGEDSEVILYPQAIFRDPFRRGNNILVMCDCYTPAGEPIPTNKRFNAAKIFSHPHVVSEEPWYGIEQEYTLLQKDVQWPLGWPVGGYPSPQGPYYCAAGTDKAFGRDIVNSHYRACLYAGINISGINGEVMPGQWEFQVGPAVGISAGDELWVARYILERITEIAGVVLSFDPKPIKGDWNGAGAHTNYSTKSMRSDGGYEVIKKAIEKLGKRHKEHIAAYGEGNERRLTGRHETADINTFVWGVANRGASIRVGRETEKNGKGYFEDRRPASNMDPYVVTSMIAETTILWKP, encoded by the exons ATGTCTCTGCTCACAGATCTCATCAACCTGAACTTCTCTGAAACCACGGGGAAGATCATAGCCGAGTACATATG GATTGGAGGATCTGGTATGGACATCCGAAGCAAGGCAAGG ACTCTGCCCCGGCCTGTTACTGACGCTAGCAAGCTCCCAAAGTGGAATTATGATGGTTCGAGCACAGGTCAAGCTCCTGGTGAGGACAGTGAAGTGATATTATA TCCTCAAGCCATTTTCAGGGATCCCTTTAGGAGGGGGAACAATATTCTT GTCATGTGTGACTGTTATACCCCAGCAGGCGAGCCGATCCCTACAAATAAAAGATTCAACGCTGCTAAGATTTTTagccatcctcatgttgtttctGAGGAACCTTG GTATGGAATAGAGCAGGAGTACACTCTCCTGCAGAAGGATGTCCAATGGCCACTTGGGTGGCCTGTGGGTGGCTACCCCAGTCCGCAG GGTCCCTATTATTGTGCTGCAGGCACAGACAAAGCTTTTGGGAGGGACATAGTTAATTCCCACTACAGAGCTTGTCTATACGCAGGGATCAACATCAGTGGTATCAATGGCGAAGTTATGCCAGGCCAA TGGGAATTCCAAGTTGGCCCTGCTGTTGGCATATCTGCTGGTGATGAATTATGGGTTGCTCGCTACATACTGGAG AGGATCACTGAAATTGCAGGTGTGGTTCTCTCCTTTGACCCTAAGCCGATCAAG GGGGATTGGAATGGTGCTGGTGCTCACACAAACTACAG TACCAAATCCATGAGAAGTGATGGAGGCTATGAAGTCATAAAGAAGGCCATTGAAAAGCTCGGCAAGAGGCACAAGGAGCACATTGCTGCTTATGGAGAAGGAAATGAGCGCCGCCTCACCGGACGGCATGAGACTGCTGATATCAACACCTTCGTATGG GGAGTTGCAAACCGTGGTGCATCCATCCGAGTAGGCCGTGAGACCGAGAAGAATGGCAAAG GTTATTTTGAGGATCGGAGGCCAGCATCAAACATGGATCCCTATGTTGTCACTTCCATGATTGCTGAGACTACCATTCTTTGGAAGCCATGA